The DNA segment TACAAGGAAAGCCTAAGAGCTAATACTCTCAGACTTTCTATTTAAGATCTCCGTTCTCTAATTCATTGCAGCTTTACCCACCTGCTTAATAGCACTTCTTACTGGTGGAAGCATTAATAAAGCTATTGTAATAACTGCTTCAGGTACTAAATAACTTAAGTTGTAGTAAGCTGAATAGAATATTGGTCCAATGCCTTCTGGCGCATATTCACCGAAAAAGATATAGCCTGATAAGAAAGCGAAAACGAAACGTCCACTTACAGCAACTAAATAACCTATTGTTAAACTATATTTACCTTTTCTAAAGAACCCAGATAATCCGAGCATACCAAATGCTAAGATGTAATCAAAAATTAACTGAACAGGGTGGATAACATAGGGTCCAAGAATCAATTGTAGTAAGCCGTATGTCATTGCTGATAATAGGCCTTGAACAGGACCAAACCAATAACCGATTAATACAACCATCAACATACTTAATAAAGTAGCTGAACCACCGTTCACCAATGGGAATAATGTTGGAATTGGAATCTTCACAAAGGATAATGCCGTACCAAGTGCAAGTGCTACAGCTGAATAAACTAATACCTTAGTATTAAACCTTTTTCTACTGTTGCCGATACCTACGGCAAGAAATAAGATAATGACTGCTAATATACCCATTACGGATTTACCCATAATAGAATCAAAAAATGCTTGCATGTAACATGCCCTCCTCAAAAATTCATTATAAAGAACTGAGACAAAAGAGCAACGAAAAAGCCTTCCTGTTAAGGAAGGCTTGAAATATCTAATTTATAAAATATCCGCTTCCCTACGCCAGTATAACCTGGATCAGGTAATAAGGGTCAGTAATATACTTCTCAGTCCGAAGACTCCCCTAGCTCCATTATTCATGTTCTTTGCTTTCATTATAGTGTATTCACTTTTTTTAGTCAATAGACTTTGTAAAACAACTCTATTTGCATATTACTAATAGGGTCAAGAATGCAAGGAATTCTATTACGCCAGCTGGGAAGACGTCCATGTCTTTGACAGCTGGGCTCACCGTCCATGGTTCGCGGCTCCATAGAACACCTTGCATTCTTTTCGATATCAAATTATTCTTTGTTGTGTATTAAAAAATCTTCATTAAGCCATTAATCCGAACGATCTGCAATTCACTACTCCATAAACATCTTAACTACTCTTATTGTATAACAAATACGCAGTTACATAAAAATATCGTAAACAATTTTCAGCATTAAACCAACGAATACTGCTATGAAGACGGGTCTGATGACTTTTGCACCGTTCTTTATAGCTAACCCTGAACCGATCCAGTGTCCTGCCATGCTGCAGATGGCTGCTGGTATGCCGATAAAGAAAAGTACCTTACCATGGATGATAAAGGTAATTAACGCAGCTATATTAGAGGTTAGATTGACGATCTTTGCATTACCAGATGCTGTAGTCAAGTCAAATCCTATGAACCCTGTATAGAATAGGATCAACAACGTCCCTGTTCCTGGACCATAGAATCCATCATAAGCACCTATTAAGAACGCCGACAATATGGATAGAAGGATAACTTTTGCCATGGGCAAGTTCTTCTTCTCCTCCTTACCAAAACCTCTTTTAGTCATCAGATATATTCCTATAACAGGCAATGTAATAACTAAAACGATTTGTATAACTCTTTCGTCCATCTCTAATACAAGTCGTGCTCCTAAAGCTGATCCAATGAATGCACTGACTATGGATACCAATGCCGCCTGCAAGTGATATCTTTTATTTTTTATAAAGCGCAAAGTAGATAGAAATGTACCTACAGCTGCAGAGAATTTATTCGTACCTAAAGCAAAATGTGCTGGTATACCTGCAAAAAAGTAGGCTGGTACGGAAATTAACCCACCACCACCAGCTATGGAATCCACTAGTCCTGCGAAAAAGACTAAGAGGCAAATAATGCCTAATTGTACCCATGAAATATCCATTTTGTTTCCCCCTTATCCTGTATACATGTTGCCTTATCTGTTATTATAACTTAGCCATGGAAGAAAGTATACAGGATAAAGTATATCAACAAAAAGTAGAGTATTTTAGGTTTATCACGCTTATTTAATTCCTGTTGTACTGATTCCATCTACCAAATACCTCTGGAAGATGATAAATAAAGCAAATGGAGGTACTAAGGATAATACAGACATTGCGAACATGGCTCCCCAATTAGAAACTGAATTTGGGTCAGCGAACATTTTAAGTGCCAAGGATACAGGATACTTCTTCGCATTTTGTAAATAAAGTAATGGAGCTAAAAACTCTTGCCATTTCCAATAAAATGAAAAAATTGCTGATGTTATTAATGCTGGTTT comes from the Vallitalea okinawensis genome and includes:
- the thiT gene encoding energy-coupled thiamine transporter ThiT: MQAFFDSIMGKSVMGILAVIILFLAVGIGNSRKRFNTKVLVYSAVALALGTALSFVKIPIPTLFPLVNGGSATLLSMLMVVLIGYWFGPVQGLLSAMTYGLLQLILGPYVIHPVQLIFDYILAFGMLGLSGFFRKGKYSLTIGYLVAVSGRFVFAFLSGYIFFGEYAPEGIGPIFYSAYYNLSYLVPEAVITIALLMLPPVRSAIKQVGKAAMN
- a CDS encoding TSUP family transporter, with translation MDISWVQLGIICLLVFFAGLVDSIAGGGGLISVPAYFFAGIPAHFALGTNKFSAAVGTFLSTLRFIKNKRYHLQAALVSIVSAFIGSALGARLVLEMDERVIQIVLVITLPVIGIYLMTKRGFGKEEKKNLPMAKVILLSILSAFLIGAYDGFYGPGTGTLLILFYTGFIGFDLTTASGNAKIVNLTSNIAALITFIIHGKVLFFIGIPAAICSMAGHWIGSGLAIKNGAKVIRPVFIAVFVGLMLKIVYDIFM